The Arachis ipaensis cultivar K30076 chromosome B10, Araip1.1, whole genome shotgun sequence DNA window TTTCTAAGTGCAATCGATTGAAGTATCAACAATTATTATTTCAATCGATTGGTGGGGCTTGAGTACGTATAGTAACTATCAAACAAGTTTTGAaactgtttttatttaattattaatctgATGCATCTAAtcttattaataatattatttgagTATTTAtctacttaaaaataattatagataagatataatcatatgaataaattaaatttacttTGTtaaattgtaaataaaaatcaagataaaatttgatttgtatttgattttaaccaaaagataagatatcttaaTCAGTTTTAAGATTATTcacttaatttaaaattttttataaaagatagaattaaaatttggttataaaacactttttcagtttctctccactccttcttatgacttaagatctctttcatgaacttagcataagagggtatttgctcaagtgcctctgcaaatggaatctttctttcaagagtcctgagatagtctgcaaagcgggcaaattgtttatcctgttccgctcgGCGGAGTttatgaggataaggcatcttggctttatattcttcaaacttagttgctgcaggtttattccttacagaagtggttggagaagccttcttagaggggttactatcagcacttgaaggtgtctgatccctcattggcatttgaacgccaggaatgggggctgaatgggcgtttaacgccaggttcccacccttttctggcgtttgaacgccagatttgggcatccattgggcgtttaacgccagtttttcccccttttctggcgtttgaatgccagagttattcctctctgggatcttaatgtcctcagagggattttgggtagtggtttggtcatcctctgtcatttgttcctttcttgactttttgctacttttagctgagttattcaatgttttcccactccttagttggacagcttggcattcttctgttatctgtttagatagctgctgtcttgtctgattcaattgtgcttctatattcttgttagcatttttagtgtcttggagcatctatttgaattctgctaattgttttgtcataaggagtaattgctgattaagttcaacaatctgttcttgaggattgggatcagtagttactgccatagccttttcttttatggaggactcactgtttgagtacagatgttgatttctagcaactgtatctatgagttcttgagcctcttcaattgtttttctcatgtgtatagatccaccagctgagtggtctagggacatctgagctttttctgtaagcccatagtagaagatgtctaactgtacccactctgaaaatatttgagaggggcattttcttagcatctccctgtacctctcccaggcattataaagggattcatgatcctcttgtttaaagccttggatgtccaaccttagctgtgtcatcctttttggagggtaaaattgattcaggaatttgtctgataactgtctccatgtttttatgcttgttgtgggttggttatttaaccacctcttagcttgatcttttacagcaaatggaaacggtaataatctgtagacatcctgatccacttctttatcacgtactgtgtcaacaatttgtaagaactgtgccagaaactcagtaggttcttcctgtggaagaccgaaatactggcaactctgctgcaccatgataatgagctgagggtttagctcaaagctgcttgctttgatgggaggtatacagatgctactcccatatgcagctgtaatggggttagcatatgaccccagagtccttctggattgttcacttccacttatgtccatgatggagaaaagggaattgatatgaattatttttttttaaaagtaaccgaaaataataagtaaaataaatgaaaaataaaataaaatttNNNNNNNNNNNNNNNNNNNNNNNNNNNNNNNNNNNNNNNNNNNNNNNNNNNNNNNNNNNNNNNNNNNNNNNNNNNNNNNNNNNNNNNNNNNNNNNNNNNNNNNNNNNNNNNNNNNNNNNNNNNNNNNNNNNNNNNNNNNNNNNNNNNNNNNNNNNNNNNNNNNNNNNNNNNNNNNNNNNNNNNNNNNNNNNNNNNNNNNNNNNNNNNNNNNNNNNNNNNNNNNNNNNNNNNNNNNNNNNNNNNNNNNNNNNNNNNNNNNNNNNNNNNNNNNNNNNNNNNNNNNNNNNNNNNNNNNNNNNNNNNNNNNNNNNNNNNNNNNNNNNNNNNNNNNNNNNNNNNNNNNNNNNNNNNNNNNNNNNNNNNNNNNNNNNNNNNNNNNNNNaaaaaaaagatatgattgaaaagatatgattgaagaaattaaaaagatttgatttttgaaacagatttgaaaagatcaatttttgaaattagaatattgacttgactaaaaaaaagatatgattttgaaaatctttgactaaattaatgcaaaatttcgaaatttatgagtaaaataaggaaaggatatttttttaatttttgaattttaatgcaaaaagagaaaaacaacaaaatgacactaaacttataaattttagatcaaaacacagagaacaaacaagaaaactttgaatgtcaagataaacaccaagaacactttgaagatcaagatgaataccaagaacaattttttttaaaagatttttatgtaaataaaagtacaaaaacaccaaacttaaaatttttagaaaataaagcacaaattttcgaaaaattaaaagaaaacacaaagaagacaccaaacttagaaatttttaaaaatcaaggaagaactaaagacatgcaatttcaaaaaattaaaagaaaataaaagcatgcaattgacaccaaacttaaaatatgaaactaaactcaaataaaagactctaaaccaacaaaaataaaatattcctaatctaagcaacaagaataaccgtcagttgtccaaactcgaacaatccccggcaatggcgccaaaaacttggttaactcttagtcaggatatcaataattctcagatttaattgtaaaaagtaaaagaacatgaaataaatacttgttatgcagtaatgaagaacaggttgaggctttggagatgctttgtcttctgaacctctgctttcccactgtcttcttcttcatgcacgcaagactccttccatggcaagctttatgttgggcatcatcgttgtcaatggctacatcccgtcctctcagtgaaaatgttccaaatgcgctgtcaccgcacggctaatcatctgtcggttctcgatcatgtcggaataggatccattgatccttttgcatctgtcactacgcccaacactcgcgagtttgaagctcgtcacagtcatcccttcccagatcctactcagaataccactaacaaggtttagacgttccggatctcagaaatgaccgccaatgattctagcttataccacgaagactctgatttgaatcatgaggctaagagatatgcattcaatctaaggtagaacggaggtggttgtcaggcacgcgttcataggtgagaactacagaaaatgagtaagctagggtgtttattgtaaaattccaattccggggcccacttggtgtgtgcttgggctgagcattgaagctttcatgtgtagagacgtttcttggagttaaacgccagattttatgccagtttgggcgtttaactccagcttttgtgccagttctggagttaaacgccagaattcttgagctgacttggaacgcctgtttgggccatcaaatctcgggcaaattatgaactattatatatttctgaaaagcccaggatgtctactttctaacgcaattgagagcgtgccaattgggcttctgtagctctagaaaatccacttcgagtgcagggaggtcagaatccaacagcatctgcagtcctttttcagcctctgaatcagatttttgctcaagtccctcaatttcagccagaaaatacctgaaatcacagaaaaatacacgaactcatagtaaagcccagagaagtgatttttatttaaaaactaataaaaacataataaaaactaactaaaatgtactaaaaacatactaaaaacaatgccaacaagcgtataaattatccgctcatcaaactcgttgggagacgacctaggattcatactcccagtattttaattttaatttttgtgacacccttctaaattgataagcggatttctggttggttaagaactatacttgcaacgcatatcttataacaattcttgactctccaatttctgccacgtcaagcATATAGTCTAAGAAAGCTAGAAAAGCTATCTTGGAGTGCCTGcagccacaccaaacttagaagtctagCATATGCTTAAAGATCATGCATGCAGGTATCAAATATATTCATGAGTACTCAAATTCATGCTAGAAGGATCATTGATTATTAGAATCAAAGCaaaaatcttaaatcatgggttacctctcatggagcgctcttttattgtcattagcttgacattagGCCTTCATTAaggtggttgatgattgtagtgTCTCAGCTTGTCTCCCCTCACTGTGAGCTTCCTTCCAGTGCCTTGGTGTTCAATTTCTGcatgctccagtgagagtatcctgctgacagtgtagtagtcATCAGCTTGTTGGTTTGTCCCCAACTGTTGGTAGATTAACTGCACTTTATCTCCCTTTGAAAATCCCTCAGTTGGGATCTTTTTGTTCTTCCACCCTTTTTGAgcatttttcttgcttttcttccttctttttagtGATCCTTCTCCTTTGACAGTGGGCtgcattttcattttcttcttgctTTCCCTCATCACTCTGCACAAATTCATTTTCCTTTTGTCCTGCTTTATTGCTTATTTTTTGCTTTGGAAGGGAATTAATGAGTGTCTTGTTAGTTTCTTCCTTCCACTGCAAGTTTTCTTTATTGATCTTCATGCAGTCTTTCTTTTCATCGGAGTACTATGTTTCTGGAAAGACATTTAGAGTAATGctctcatcatgcactctcaagGTCAATTCCCCTTGTTCCACATCTATAATAGCCCTTGCTGTAGCCGAGAATGGTCTTCCTAGTATAATGGAATTACCTCCTTCCTCATCTAGGTCCAGAatcacaaagtctgcagggaataTAAACTTATTCACTTTGACcaaaaggttttcaatcataccttTGGGAAACACCACAGACTTGTCCACTAGCTCTAGTGACATCTGTATGGGCTTTACCtcctctatgcatagctttttcaccAGAGAAGAGGGCATTAGATTGATGCTGGCTTCTAAGTCACACATTGCTTTATTAATGCTTATGTTGCCAATGGCACAAGGTAGGAAAAAGCTTCCAAGGTCCTCAAGTTTTGGGGGAAGCCCTTTCTGGATtaatgcactgcattcttcagtgagaaatatAGTTTCCTTCCCATGCCAACTTCTCTTTTTATTGATAAGCTCTTCCAAGAACTTTgtatatagaggcatctgctctaatgcCTCAGCCAGAGGGATATTaatctccaatttcttgaagacttcaaggaatttgGGGAAGTGTTGATCTTTGGTCTCCTTGTTGATGCTTTGGGGATATGGCAAGGGAGGTGTGAAAGTCTTCCCTCCCTGCCTCTGTTCCTTGGCTGGTTCTTCCATTATTTGCTTCCTTTTCCTTAAATCTTGTGGCTGGTCATCCTTTTTTTGAGCCTGCTTACCTGCTGTCAACTCTTGCTTCCTGTTGGCATCCTCTTTCTCAGCTTGTTTCTTGTCATTCTCATTTGGCTTTTTGGTTGCTTCTTCGTCTTTCACCAAaatctttccactccttagctgtatggctttgcattcttctttaggatttggaatagtatcacttgggagtgagcttgaTGGCCTTTCAATTACAGCTTGcttggaaagctgtccaatctgccTTTCTATATTTCTTATGGAAGCTTCATTGTTCTTGTTTGTAAGTTCTTGCTGTTTCATCATTTTTTCCATCAACATCTCCAAGTTagagatcctctgagagtcttgtggaATTTATGGTTGGTTGTGAGCTGGTGAGGGTGGATGGTAGTTGTTTAGGTTGGTggtttggttattggatggataatggttggaattggggtaattATTTTACTCCCATGCCTCAAAGAGAGATTCTGCATCCATCTGTgtgaaagtttgcacctcagtcttgagcctgatgatcctttgaggtgggtagaacttggaCAAAAATttattcactagatcctcccagctattgatgcttccttgtggaaaagtttcaagccattgagcgGCCTTGTCCTTCAATGAAAATGGGAACAGCAGCAATTTATgtttctggatgcacaccattagacttcactgtatcACAAATTCTCAGGAAGGTAGATAAGTGTTAGTTTGGATCCTCCAAAGGGCTTCCTCCatatgaacaattgttctgcacCAATGTGATGAGCTGGGGCTTCAAtttaaagttatttgcattgacatttgggttaaggatgctactcccacaatgccttggattagcaaatgtatatgaagccaatactctcctttgtggttgaccattgttgttggccagtCCTACTGGTGGATTTGTTagatttgttgagtgttcctccatttCATGAAATTCTTCTTCAAAAAGTTCTTCCTCTACAACAAttcctttccctcttgcttctcttcttatccTTTGGAGAGTACTTTCATCAGCTTCACAGAAAGTAGGGGTTTCTCTCCTTGCctctatcataaaaaaaaaacaagaagaaacacaAGAGCACTCTGTAGTTTGAGTATAGTgagagttagtagagacaaagtctcaaatagttagtgtgctagtcaaaaacaaagaaagtaaacaaaaataaagaaaaaaaaatgcttagtctagaccaccaccttacttaatcattgtcaatctaattcaatccccgacaacagcaccaaaaacttgatgtgtggaaaacgatccaacacaaaactcaccggcaagtgtaccgggtcgcatcaagtaacaATAACTCACATgaatgaggtcgatcccacagggattgaaggattgagcaattttagttaggtggttgatttagtcaagcaaacaagtgctGAGTTGAGTAATTTGtattcaacagaagctaaattgcatgaaatttaaagggagaggaagaattgacagtaaattaaagggcaaaagaagtaaaggagctgaatcttaaagtgcaagtaatgtaaatgacagaagcttagattgcaagaaatataaatagctgaagcttagagtgcaagaaatgtaaattacttgaatagTAAAGGGCCTTGGGAGTTGGGATCTCAGAAATTAAATAAGAGATTTAAATAGAAatcaacagagaagtaaaagatgaattgaaatGCAGctgatctcaaacagaaaagaaaaattacttgAAGAAGCAACACAGAAAGTGAATTCAACTCAAttgtaaaatctaaaagagtaGTTGAAGATCCTAGGGCTAAATGAGattagaaaacaagtctagatcacaattccttccttgatccaacagagaataattacagaagaaatagagatgaaagtagtaaagaaaacttagatccaaatcacaattccttgaaattatgcagaaagtaaacaaaaagagatctcagatcaagaatgaaacagaatttcttcaattctcaatccaagattcaaaacacAGAATGAAGAGTGTAGAAGTAAGaacaaagaggaagagaattcaattctgaatcccaattcccaaacccaAAACTAAAATCTCAAAATGagctacaaaatgaaaatgaaaatgaaaagtaAAAATGTCTCAAAggtgaaaagaaaaagtaaaaagttcATCTCTAAAttaaactaacttctatttatacacttcctatttttgaatttcagaatttggagtgggctttttaatttggtgaagaattgatttAAATTGGACTTTTAGTTGAATTTGGACCATGGGTCACACTCCCAGGGCACGGCTTGGTTGATGGAGTGAGCACAGCACTCCCCCTTGCCTTGGCCTTCCAATTTTGTGTGACAAGCTCCTTGGACTAAGCATCAGGGTAGCGCTCGGTTTTCACAAAGAGCGCAGCCTCCAAACCTTGTCTGTGTCAATTTGGTACGCATCAAGCCTTGGTGGTGCTGCCTTCTTTGAGCCTTGGCCGTGTCACACTCCATAGCGCTCAATGAATTGGGAGAGCTGAGCGCTTCTTTGTTGTAGAATGAGGCTCACTTTCGAGCCTTGGTGGGAGCATTTGGCTTCAATTTGAAGAATAACCAAGGGTAGCGCTCCTCCAGCTCCCTGGTTTGAATCCTTGTGAGGCCATGTTGCCTATTTTCTTTGAGAAGGAGTGTAGCGCTCCTTCCTTGCTCTTCATGAAGCTCCCTGGTTCGAACCCTTGCCAAACTATTTTGGCTAATTTCTTTTGCAAGTAGCACTTCTCTTGTCCCTCAAGTGCAAGGTTCGAACCTTGTGACCTTCACTCTTtagtttttcactttgtttttcttTGGGAAGGAGCCCGAAAAGGTTAACTGAGTTAACCGAGCGCTATGCTtgttgccttgcttccttggcTTTGAGTAGTGCTCGGTTAAGTGAGAGAGCGTAGCTTCCTTGCCTTTTGCTTTCTTGGATTTGTGTAGCACTTGAATAGAGAGTGCTGAGCTCCTTGAGAGAGCGCTATGGCTTTTCTCCTTTGATGTGATGCTTTTGTTTCCATTGGCTACGCTTCATAGGCCATGCTTTctggtttctttcttttcttcacctacaagtaattaaaacaaccaatcaaagtatcaccaaatt harbors:
- the LOC107620326 gene encoding uncharacterized protein LOC107620326, whose amino-acid sequence is MMKQQELTNKNNEASIRNIERQIGQLSKQALRSGKILVKDEEATKKPNENDKKQAEKEDANRKQELTAGKQAQKKDDQPQDLRKRKQIMEEPAKEQRQGGKTFTPPLPYPQSINKETKDQHFPKFLEVFKKLEINIPLAEALEQMPLYTKFLEELINKKRSWHGKETIFLTEECSALIQKGLPPKLEDLGSFFLPCAIGNISINKAMCDLEASINLMPSSLVKKLCIEEVKPIQMSLELVDKSVVFPKGMIENLLVKVNKFIFPADFVILDLDEEGGNSIILGRPFSATARAIIDVEQGELTLRVHDESITLNVFPET